One part of the Hyphomicrobiales bacterium genome encodes these proteins:
- a CDS encoding M15 family metallopeptidase → MSYILGTRSRENLVGVHPDLVRVVLRAIEITAQDFQVHDGVRTTEEQTALVASGASQTMDSRHLTGHAVDLVPVVNGKLRWEIVPCCKIAEAVRTAAKDLDIAIRWGACWDARLDLSTSSTEDIVAGYGERCHQLGKRCFVDGPHFELPKSEYP, encoded by the coding sequence GTGAGCTACATCCTCGGTACCCGGTCACGCGAGAATCTTGTCGGCGTCCATCCCGACCTCGTTCGCGTCGTGCTCCGTGCCATCGAGATCACAGCCCAAGACTTCCAGGTCCACGACGGAGTCCGCACGACCGAGGAGCAAACCGCCCTCGTTGCATCTGGGGCCAGCCAGACCATGGACTCCCGCCACCTGACGGGCCATGCGGTCGACCTGGTTCCGGTAGTCAACGGGAAGCTCCGGTGGGAGATCGTCCCGTGCTGCAAGATCGCGGAGGCGGTGCGCACGGCGGCCAAAGATCTCGACATCGCCATCCGTTGGGGCGCATGCTGGGACGCACGGCTGGACCTGTCGACATCCTCGACCGAGGACATTGTCGCAGGGTACGGGGAGAGGTGCCATCAGCTCGGAAAGCGATGCTTCGTTGATGGCCCTCACTTCGAGCTTCCGAAATCGGAGTACCCATGA
- a CDS encoding AAA family ATPase, protein MLSPHSISAERAIIAAAVRGSQAIPAILASVDPLDFYIPRHQVLWSCARNLAGSGLRGDVLVISEELRRQGRLDEVGGDDWLMEVADEYVSDIGLQGYAKIVRDHSISRSAITFAGKLAAEAQEGGSAIDLVQTAWRGISRLTDMAAGRTAGSGSIMAAAGRILTNEKPKCLKTGLKFLDHYIQIRRTNQIVIGATPGAGKTSLMLAIACNVSLVGPVLINSLEMSEDELIENMMSILTNIPIDRIANRTLTPQEWATCREVMMIREKNLRIVHCTTVSELQAEAMAMKNGGGLELVCIDYLQLMDGDGDSRNDVVAKISRSTKLMAMSLDIPVILLSQLSRDGAKAGRPALHHLRESGAIEQDANIVIFLWQDPASMSPDTERMVSVAKNRRGPHGETMAGFDGSRTRFYDLVKR, encoded by the coding sequence ATGCTTTCCCCCCACTCCATCTCGGCCGAGCGCGCCATCATCGCCGCCGCCGTCCGCGGATCCCAGGCCATCCCCGCCATCCTCGCTTCTGTCGACCCTCTCGACTTCTACATCCCCAGGCACCAGGTTCTTTGGTCCTGCGCACGCAACCTGGCGGGTTCCGGTCTTCGGGGCGATGTTCTGGTCATCTCTGAGGAGCTACGCCGCCAGGGCCGCCTGGATGAGGTTGGCGGCGACGACTGGCTGATGGAGGTTGCCGACGAGTACGTCTCCGACATCGGGCTCCAGGGGTACGCCAAGATCGTCCGCGACCACTCCATCTCCCGCTCCGCCATCACCTTCGCCGGAAAGCTGGCTGCGGAGGCCCAGGAGGGCGGATCAGCGATCGACCTTGTCCAGACAGCATGGAGGGGTATCTCCCGCCTGACGGACATGGCAGCCGGGCGTACGGCGGGATCTGGAAGCATCATGGCGGCAGCCGGACGCATCCTCACCAATGAGAAGCCGAAGTGCCTGAAGACCGGACTCAAGTTCCTCGACCACTACATCCAGATCCGCAGGACGAACCAGATCGTCATTGGGGCAACACCCGGGGCAGGGAAGACGTCGCTGATGCTGGCCATCGCGTGCAACGTGTCGCTTGTGGGTCCGGTACTCATCAACAGCCTGGAGATGTCGGAGGACGAACTCATCGAGAACATGATGTCCATCCTCACGAACATCCCGATCGACAGGATCGCGAACCGCACGCTGACGCCGCAGGAGTGGGCGACATGCCGCGAGGTCATGATGATCCGCGAGAAGAACCTGCGGATTGTGCACTGCACGACGGTGTCGGAGCTTCAGGCGGAGGCGATGGCCATGAAGAATGGTGGTGGCCTGGAGCTCGTCTGCATCGACTACCTCCAGCTCATGGACGGGGATGGCGACAGCCGCAACGACGTGGTGGCCAAGATCTCCAGGAGCACAAAGCTGATGGCAATGAGCCTGGACATCCCGGTGATCCTGCTGTCGCAACTTTCCAGGGATGGCGCAAAGGCGGGGCGGCCTGCACTCCACCACCTACGGGAGTCAGGGGCGATTGAGCAGGATGCGAACATCGTGATCTTCCTATGGCAGGACCCGGCATCGATGTCGCCAGACACGGAGCGCATGGTGTCGGTGGCGAAGAACAGGCGTGGGCCTCATGGAGAAACGATGGCGGGGTTTGATGGAAGCAGGACCAGGTTCTATGACCTGGTCAAGCGGTAG